The Salisaeta longa DSM 21114 sequence GCTGTTGCACCGCGAGGGTGAGCGCTGCGATGGGGCGGCCGAGGGCGTCTGCAGCCGCGCGCAGAAGCACGGGCACCGGTGCATCGAGGGGGAGGCATCCACGGAGGGCAGGCGGGCCGACGACCTTCATCAGGTAGTGGGCCGCGGCGAGGTCGCGCAGTGTCCCCTGCGGAGCAACAGCCACGACCGTCGTGGCACGATCCGCGCCCGCTGCCGTGCGGGTCGTGGCGTCGAGGGGGTCGACGGCTATGTCATACCGCGCGCCGCCTGCGGGGCCGTAGCATGCGCCCGGAGGAAGCATTGGGGCGCCGTCTTTTGCGCCCTCGCCCACGACGATGCACGTCCGGTATGGTGCCGATGAGAGGACCTGCTCCATCGCATCGACAGCCGCCCGGTCGGCGCGGATTTTGTCGCCTCGGCCAATCCAGGGATACACCGCGCAGGCCGCTGCTTCTGTGAGGCGCTGCGCAAACCGTGATCGTTCCGTAGCCATGGGGGCGGCGTGTGGTGAAGGACGCAAGGGACCTACCCCACGAGCGGGAGCCTCACGCGTTTCCGATATGATGTATCGCACCACAGGACCGCGGTACGTTGGAACTATGGAACTGTGGTTCTATGATTCTATGGTTCCACAGAATTGTGGTACGTCACTTCTGCGGTACTGTAGAACTATGGAACCGCAGTTCTATGATTCTACGGTTCTGTCGACAATTACGACACCAAAAGCCCTTTTATCGCACCTGATACCCGGTTCTGTGGTACCGTAGTACCGTGGAACCATGATTCTACAGTACTATAGTTCTACAGTACCATAGTGCTACAGAACTTTGGTACCACAGAACCATAGTAGCATGGAACGCTGGAACTACAGAACCACGGTACCACCATCAAACCACGAGAGGCGGCATGTACACCATTGCGGTTGTCAATCAGAAGGGCGGCGTTGGCAAAACCACGACCACCGTTGCGCTCGCAACCTTTCTTCACCACCGCGGCTATCGCGTGCTGGTCGTTGACCTCGACGCGCAGATGAACGCCACAAAGTGGATGCTGGGCCGCCAGCTTTCGCAGGATGAAGCGTCGGTCTACGACTCGCTCGTGGCGAAGAAGAAAGACCGGACGGGTGCCGCCGACTGGCCCCTGGCTGACCTCATCGAAACGTCGCACATTGGCTTCGACTTCGTGCCAGCCAACATGGACTTGTCGAGCGCGGATGCAGAACTTGCCAATAACCTGTTTCTGCTGAATGATCGCCTCGAAGAGGTTGAAGCATCCGAGACGCATGCGTACGACTTCTGCCTCATCGACTGCCCGCCCTCCCTCGGAACGCTGGTCATGCTCGGCCTCACCGCCGCCGATGGAATGATCGTGCCCATCAAAGCAGACGAGTTTTCAATGGACGGTCTGGGGCAGCTCATCAAGACGGCGAAGACGATCAAACGTGTCAATCAGGATCTCTCCATCCTGGGCATTCTGATGAACAACCTCGACTGGCGGTTCGGACAGGTGAAGGAAGGTGTGGCCCAGCTCGAAGACGCGTACGGAAGCAAGCTGTTCAGCACCAAAATTCCGCTGCGGGCACGCATCGTGGAAGCGACGGCAGGAAGAGACCTCCACGAACACGCTTCGGGCACCGATGTTCGTGCGTACTACAACGCGCTGGTCGACGAAGTCGTGGAACGCACGGGTGTTGGGATGCCGGTACCAGCGGGATAGGCCTCGGTGTTGGTTAATCCCTCCACATCCTTTCTAGCAAGCCCCGTAGGTTTTCAACATGCCAAAGCCGAAGAAAGACACCGATTCACGGCGTAGTGTGCTTTCAATTCCTGATCTCGACCTTGAAGAAGATGATGGGGGGTCAGGCGATGCTCAGTCGTCCGAGGAGCCATCGCCGCGAGCATCAAAAGACGAAGCCCCGACCCCTGAATCAGCGCTATTCCCCATTGCAGAAACCATCAACCGGCAGAAAATCGGCGTTCACATTGACGAAACGGTTGCTGAGGCTTGGCGGGCTGCATGGGTCAAGCTTCTGTCAGTAGATCCGAAGCTCAACAAGGGTGTGGTTGTGGAGGCCGCGTTGCGTCTTGCCGTTGAAGAGTTTAGAGAGAAGGGCGAGGAGAGCCGCCTGTACGAGGTGTTAGAGGAGACAGTCGCAGCAGAACGAAGCGGAGACAAAGACACGAATCCGTAGCAGATCAGAGGCAAAAACGCGCGAGTGAAACCGGACATTTCAAGCCAAAAATGCCGCGCGCCCTATTACTATATTATTCTATTATACCATTAACTATATTACACCCCTTCGCTAAGTCCAGCAAACCCAAGCGCTTCGATGTGGGCAAGTGTGACACTTTCGTACCCTAAGTGTGAGAGAATCGTACCGTTAGTGTGACACTTTCGTACCCTAAGTGTGAGAGAATCGTACCGTTAGTGTGACACTTTCGTACCGGACATCTTCCAAGTGTGAGGGAATCGTACCGTTAGTGTGACACTTTCGTACCCTAAGTGTGAGAGAATCGTACCCCACCCCCGTTTAACAGCGATAGACGGGGGGCTAAGTGTGACACTTTCGTACTTGGTGTGAGAGAATCGTACCGAGACGATGCTAAGTGTGAGGGAATCGTACCCGTAGGCTCCTAAGTGTGAGAGAATCGTACCACCCCCGCCTAGCAGCCGCGGATCGTGCCTCAAGGGCGGGTTTAACGGGCTGCGTGAGGCTCAAAAGTGAAGCGGCAGCAGCTAAGTGTGCGAGTTTCGTACCGAGCATGGCCATTCTGGCGTCTCTGCAGTACACTATCCGCAGGTATTACCCCAAAAACACCCAGATACAGCGGTATTCGGTACGAAACCATCACACACGGTACGATTCCCGCACGGTTGTCCGTGCAGCACGGCCCGGCCGTCGCCCGTCCGTACGATGTAAGGAGGCCCGTTGCTGCCTCTGCTCGATTCTTCAGAAGGAGCGCCTGCACGGTCGCATGAGTACGCAGAAGGAAATACAGTTTGCCTCGCAGGACGAGCTCGTTGTCAAGTCGAATCGGTTTGTAACGGCGAAATACGACTGGACGCCCACGGAGCACCGCATCATCGCGATGATGATTGCGCAGTTGAAGAAAGACGACGAGTCGTTCGACGTGCAAACGATTCACATCCGCGACATTCGGGAGATGACCGAAACGCGCTCGAAGGACTTGTACAGTCGCGGCGAGGAGATTTGCCAGAAGCTGCTGGCGCAGAAAATTGAGATTCGCACGACCGACACCGAGGGCCTGCGGGAGTATGAGGGCTACAATTTGCTCTCCACGTGCCGCTATTCGGAGGGATCGGGCGCTATCCAGGCAAAGTTTAACGAGGACATGCGGCCGTTTTTGCTGGAGCTGCGGCGGCGGTTTACCATCTACCAGCTGCAGTATGTGATGCGCTTGCGAAGTCAGTACTCCATCCGCATCTACGAGATGCTAAAGATGCGCGAGGGCCTCGGGTTTTATCGAGTTACCGTGGAGCGGCTGCGCGAGTTGCTGATGATCACGCACAAATACACCGGGTCGTTCTCGCAGGTCAAAGCGAAGGTGCTGGAGCCTGCGCGTGAGGAGATCAAGGAGAAGTGCGACATCCTGTTCACGTATCACGTGGAGCGCGAAGGCCGCACGCCCGTCGCGATCAACTTCATGATTCACTCCAATCGGGACGTAGAGCCCGCGGTGAGTCAGGACGAAATCAAGCGGCTGAAGGCCCGCCGCGTCCCCGACGACGACGCAGCCGGCAACGGCGCGCGGGCGTCGGAGGCGGCGAATGGAAACGAAGGCGACGACGCGCCCCTGAAGCTCGACGGCTATCAGATGTTTTTGACGGAGCGCACCCAGGAAGAACTAGAGGCGATGGGCGACAAAGAGCTTCAGGAGCTCCGTGAGGCCGCCGAGAAGCGCGTATCGGACCAGCACCCGGAGGTTGGGTCGTCGTATCGGGCCAGCGAGGTATACCGCGTCATGAAGCGTCTGTGGGCCGACCGGCAATAGCGCGGAGTATGCCCCACCCGGGGCCCGCTATCGCATCAGCCCTATCGCATCAGTCGGCGCCTGTGCCCGCGCCTATGCCCGCGAGCCATCGCCGCCCGTGCGGTCTGTTGAACCGTTGTCCGCATCGTCGAGGTGCTCTCGGAGAAAGTGCATAGTCTCGGCAACAAGCTCCTGGGCAGCTTCGTCATCCGTCTCGTCGGCGCAGGCCTCTTGCACGAGTTCGATGGTTTTGTTGTACTGCTGAAGGTAGTTGCGGCAGTTATCGCATTTGCTGATGTGGCGCTCAAACTGCCGGGTCGTTTGCGCATCGAGCGTGCCCTCCTGGTATGCGACCAGAAAGTCGTTCACCTCTTTGCACGTAAGCATGAAGCGTCGCCGCAGCGCCGTAAGGGGATTCGTCATGGGGTTAAGCGGTGTCGTCAGAAAAATACTGGGTCAGTAAGGAGCGCAGCGCCTGGCGGGCCCGGTGCAAGCGCACGCGCACCGCACCGCGGCTGATGTCTAGCAGCTCGGCGGTTTCTTTGGTCGAGCGCTCCTCCAAATCGCGTAGGATGATGACCTCGCGGTACGTGTCCGAGAGCTCGTCGAGCGCATCGCGCACAAGCTGCTTCCGTTCGTTTCGCTCGGTCGACTGCTCCGGGTGCCACGGATCGAAGGAATCCACGTAGTGGCCCATCCGAAACTGCGGCTGGAGGCGGTCCATCGTGTCCTCGTCCATGGGCTGCTCGCGCCGGCGCTTGCGCACATGCGAGCGGGCGAGGTTGATGCCGATGCCAAAAATCCAGGTGGTCAATTTCGAGTCGCCCCGAAAGTCGTCGAGGCCTTTGTAGGCCTGCAAGAACGTTTCTTGCGTAAGGCCGCGGGCCGACTCATCGTCCGACACATACCGCTTGATGATGCGAAACAGGCGGGGCGTCTCGTGGCGCACAAGGGCCTCGAACGCCGCGCGGTCGCCCGCCACCACGGCATCGGGGTCGTAGGGCGCATCTGAAGTTGTAGAAGACAAAACAGTCTCGTCGTATGGTTGGGTGAAACGAGGGCCGAAGGCGTTACATCGGGGCAAGCGTCACATCGGGACAGGTATCAGCGTTTTCAGTGGGCATCTGCAAAACAAATCACGGACGGTCTCATGGGAATAAACAAGCGGGCGGTGTGTTCGTGCAACGGCTTCCACGCCGCTCTTTCACCAATCGCTGTTGCTTATGTGCCGGTTGTACGGACTCCAGGCCACCCACCCAACGCAGGCGGCGTGTGCGTTGCTCGACGCGCAAAACGCTCTGATCGACCAAAGCCGTGAGGATGCGCGCGGGCTGTCGAACCCCGACGGTTGGGGCATGGGCCGCGTAGACACGAGCGATGTGCACTGTTTCCGCCAAGTGGGCCCCGCTTCATCAAGTCCCGCATACCGAGAAGAAGCGCTCAACACCACCGGCACCACACTGCTCGGGCATGTGCGGCGCGCCACCGTGGGCACCCCGGCGCACACCAACACGCACCCCTTTCGGATAGGAGACGAGCTGCTTATTCACAACGGCCATGTGCCAGCGTTCGAAGAGAAAGTGAAGCCCCACCTGCTTGCGGCCCTCGACGACGACCTGCAGCAAGCCGTGGGCGGCAGCACCGACAGCGAGCACGTGTTTGCGTACATCTTGCAGATGCGCCGAACATACCCGAAGGCCAGCCTGCAGGACATTACCGGCCGAGCCATCCATCAGATCGACCAATGGGTGCCCGCGGGCCTGCCGGACGATATGGAGCACACGCTGGCCTTGAATCTGCTGTGGACCGATGGTACGCAGCTGGTGGGCAGCCGCCTCAACCGGTCGCTATGGCGCATCGCGCGCACCGCGCCGTTCGAATGCCCGATGTGCGGCGAAGCACACGCCCATCCGGGGCCCGCGGCCTACCGGTCGGTTACGGTTGCGTCGGAGCGCATTACCGACGAGGACTGGACCGAGGTGCCCAACGCCACGGTGTTTTCCGTCACCCCCAATGGCATAGTGCAGCAGGCGGCGCTGTAGGCCCCACCAAGGACTTTGCCGCAACGAAAACGGGCGCCCACCAGGTGGCGGACGCCCGCAGGGCGCAAGGTGCCTGATACGACGTCCCTCGGAGGCAGTAGGGAGAGCACCCAGCGCACGCTAGAATGTGGG is a genomic window containing:
- a CDS encoding class II glutamine amidotransferase encodes the protein MCRLYGLQATHPTQAACALLDAQNALIDQSREDARGLSNPDGWGMGRVDTSDVHCFRQVGPASSSPAYREEALNTTGTTLLGHVRRATVGTPAHTNTHPFRIGDELLIHNGHVPAFEEKVKPHLLAALDDDLQQAVGGSTDSEHVFAYILQMRRTYPKASLQDITGRAIHQIDQWVPAGLPDDMEHTLALNLLWTDGTQLVGSRLNRSLWRIARTAPFECPMCGEAHAHPGPAAYRSVTVASERITDEDWTEVPNATVFSVTPNGIVQQAAL
- a CDS encoding ParA family protein, whose amino-acid sequence is MYTIAVVNQKGGVGKTTTTVALATFLHHRGYRVLVVDLDAQMNATKWMLGRQLSQDEASVYDSLVAKKKDRTGAADWPLADLIETSHIGFDFVPANMDLSSADAELANNLFLLNDRLEEVEASETHAYDFCLIDCPPSLGTLVMLGLTAADGMIVPIKADEFSMDGLGQLIKTAKTIKRVNQDLSILGILMNNLDWRFGQVKEGVAQLEDAYGSKLFSTKIPLRARIVEATAGRDLHEHASGTDVRAYYNALVDEVVERTGVGMPVPAG
- a CDS encoding RNA polymerase sigma factor encodes the protein MSSTTSDAPYDPDAVVAGDRAAFEALVRHETPRLFRIIKRYVSDDESARGLTQETFLQAYKGLDDFRGDSKLTTWIFGIGINLARSHVRKRRREQPMDEDTMDRLQPQFRMGHYVDSFDPWHPEQSTERNERKQLVRDALDELSDTYREVIILRDLEERSTKETAELLDISRGAVRVRLHRARQALRSLLTQYFSDDTA
- a CDS encoding replication initiation protein, with the protein product MSTQKEIQFASQDELVVKSNRFVTAKYDWTPTEHRIIAMMIAQLKKDDESFDVQTIHIRDIREMTETRSKDLYSRGEEICQKLLAQKIEIRTTDTEGLREYEGYNLLSTCRYSEGSGAIQAKFNEDMRPFLLELRRRFTIYQLQYVMRLRSQYSIRIYEMLKMREGLGFYRVTVERLRELLMITHKYTGSFSQVKAKVLEPAREEIKEKCDILFTYHVEREGRTPVAINFMIHSNRDVEPAVSQDEIKRLKARRVPDDDAAGNGARASEAANGNEGDDAPLKLDGYQMFLTERTQEELEAMGDKELQELREAAEKRVSDQHPEVGSSYRASEVYRVMKRLWADRQ
- a CDS encoding fructose-bisphosphatase class II, which codes for MATERSRFAQRLTEAAACAVYPWIGRGDKIRADRAAVDAMEQVLSSAPYRTCIVVGEGAKDGAPMLPPGACYGPAGGARYDIAVDPLDATTRTAAGADRATTVVAVAPQGTLRDLAAAHYLMKVVGPPALRGCLPLDAPVPVLLRAAADALGRPIAALTLAVQQRPRHADLIQAITQTGAHVRPFDDGEIPLTLDVVTGHGPADLLWGIGGAPEGVLAAAMAQAAGAAFHARLAPQSADEKTRVTEAGYSTGTLRAKDLVRTEDVAVAVSAVTDGPRLRGVRATPEAYVVQTCVLAPGTAKMHETTYSRSSTEGRSSP
- a CDS encoding anti-sigma factor family protein, with translation MTNPLTALRRRFMLTCKEVNDFLVAYQEGTLDAQTTRQFERHISKCDNCRNYLQQYNKTIELVQEACADETDDEAAQELVAETMHFLREHLDDADNGSTDRTGGDGSRA